From Ostrinia nubilalis chromosome 25, ilOstNubi1.1, whole genome shotgun sequence, a single genomic window includes:
- the LOC135084279 gene encoding uncharacterized protein LOC135084279, whose product MLDRSILGGSWESVVSRDDYEIDYSPSPRGSPLKDTSNIQDEQFCISRHNPNKTFRRESVIASWKSLKKEREQALGKRIIYVDADNYQDYYGRNKVKRCKSERTPGVTVKVPKKVKRTYSVLYRYDPNEEKVVKEYKYQLPKDSEPSEVSENVFYSPPLQKSYSEPFLRAETTPKKKVKRSFTTLLNIKTKFLNIFSSKS is encoded by the exons ATGTTGGACCGGTCCATCCTTGGTGGCAGTTGGGAGAGCGTG GTGTCGAGAGACGACTACGAGATCGACTACAGCCCGAGTCCTAGAGGGTCTCCTTTGAAGGACACCTCCAACATCCAAGATGAGCAGTTCTGCATCAGCCGCCACAACCCTAACAAGACGTTCCGTAGGGAATCCGTCATCGCTTCATGGAAAAGTCTGAAGAAGGAGCGTGAGCAGGCTTTGGGGAAGAGGATAATCTACGTCGATGCTGACAATTATCAGGATTACTACGGCAGGAATAAGGTGAAGAGGTGCAAGAGCGAAAGGACACCCGGTGTGACCGTGAAGGTTCCCAAGAAGGTCAAAAGGACGTACTCTGTGTTGTACAGATATGACCCCAATGAGGAGAAGGTCGTTAAGGAGTATAAGTACCAGTTGCCGAAGGATTCTGAGCCATCTGAGGTGTCTGAGAACGTGTTCTACAGCCCTCCACTGCAGAAGTCTTATTCGGAGCCCTTCCTGAGGGCCGAAACGACCCCCAAGAAGAAGGTCAAGCGGTCCTTCACAACCCTCCTCAACATCAAGACGAAATTCCTCAACATCTTTTCGTCGAAAAGTTAA
- the LOC135084035 gene encoding uncharacterized protein LOC135084035 has translation MEKLKFEFVMKSGEDPKTNTICITSITDADQRTFGIPESLQPIRFHEEIIRTKSFQKVKTTLKRRHDKRQVWITLSPELKRAYVDEDGNFEINGYLLEETQQQAPATESLSALTSVLESFVEMRRDIPRSQNLKNLSERFVLEKFTKKTSNGIQWMTAFETECARLGIEEDISKIETLKLFLEDSCLDWYSSMLMKHTVISDWLIWKKSFCDTYVDKGWSPVRYAMLFKYRQGSLLDYALRKEKLLLEVNKTIDKPTLIDLIATGLPNFIADKIDRGSLKNVEDLFNNIRGLEHLVNKRAFDKKTNLENNIKDKNTRERPCRICEKENKGSRYHPESVCWFKNKENNQFKREQIRSVNNSELEIELNEIDSKN, from the coding sequence ATGGAGAaactaaaatttgaatttgttatGAAATCGGGCGAGGACCCGAAGACTAATACGATCTGCATAACTTCTATCACGGATGCCGACCAACGTACATTTGGAATTCCGGAATCATTACAACCTATAAGATTTCACGAAGAAATAATTAGAACAAAAAGTTTCCAAAAGGTAAAAACGACATTAAAAAGACGTCATGATAAAAGGCAGGTGTGGATAACCCTGTCACCAGAATTAAAAAGGGCTTATGTCGATGAGGATGGAAACTTCGAAATAAACGGCTACTTATTGGAGGAAACACAACAACAAGCCCCCGCGACTGAATCCCTCTCAGCTCTCACAAGTGTCTTAGAGAGTTTTGTGGAAATGAGGAGGGACATACCGAGATCTCAGAACTTGAAGAACTTGTCGGAAAGGTTTGTCCtagaaaaatttacaaaaaagacATCAAATGGAATACAATGGATGACTGCTTTTGAAACAGAATGTGCTCGTCTGGGAATTGAAGAAGATATCAGCAAAATTGAAACATTGAAGTTATTTTTGGAAGACTCGTGTCTAGATTGGTATAGTTCTATGCTTATGAAACATACTGTGATTTCAGATTGGTTGATTTGGAAGAAGAGTTTTTGTGATACTTACGTGGACAAGGGTTGGTCTCCGGTCAGGTATGCAATGTTATTTAAATATAGACAGGGCTCACTACTGGACTATGCTTTGAGGAAAGAAAAACTTTTATTGGAGGTAAATAAAACTATAGATAAACCTACTTTGATTGATCTCATCGCTACAGGACTTCCAAATTTTATAGCAGATAAAATTGATAGAGGGAGCTTAAAAAATGTTGaggatttatttaataacattagaGGCTTGGAACATTTAGTAAATAAAAGGGCGTTTGACAAAAAAACAAATTTGGAAAATAATATCAAAGATAAAAATACAAGGGAACGGCCATGTAGGATttgtgaaaaagaaaacaaaggaAGTCGGTATCATCCTGAATCTGTAtgttggtttaaaaataaagaaaataaccaGTTTAAGAGAGAGCAAATTAGGAGTGTCAATAACTCAGAGTTAGAGATTGAATTAAATGAGATAGATTCAAAAAACTAG